From a single Clostridia bacterium genomic region:
- a CDS encoding thiolase family protein — protein MKVVSMDRNVCIIAGGMSQFGVREASLREIFQEAAKACYEDNPAVKPKDIDGIIVASAYPERRAFQTHLAPLVAEHVGIKPRSICIRCEVLCGSGSGGIILAYGLIKSGAADVVMVIGAEKTYMPQRWETFYSELASQDHEFDAPHGIGLPPPIFALVAKQHMKQYGTTEEQLAMVSVKNRRNGMNNPMGQFRQPIDLDTAMSARPIVPPLKLYDCCALTDGGAAVILACEEKAKDLTDRPLVYIRGTAQASVHNMSANMPNWTTWESLKIAAQKAYRDAGIRPSDIDVAETHDCFTISEIIEYEDLGFCEKGEGGRFIQEGKSDFGGQVPVNTDGGLLSCGHPFGATGIRQGIEIMKQLQGRAARQVEGARFGLTHNLSGGIATHTVVIYGRDKD, from the coding sequence GTGAAGGTGGTAAGCATGGACAGGAACGTGTGCATAATCGCCGGTGGGATGTCGCAGTTCGGGGTGCGGGAGGCTTCGCTGAGGGAAATCTTCCAGGAGGCGGCCAAGGCCTGTTACGAGGACAATCCGGCCGTAAAGCCCAAGGACATAGACGGGATAATCGTGGCCAGCGCCTATCCAGAAAGGCGGGCCTTCCAGACCCATTTGGCTCCCCTGGTAGCCGAGCATGTGGGTATTAAGCCCAGGAGTATATGCATCAGGTGCGAGGTATTGTGCGGCAGCGGCAGCGGAGGAATCATCCTGGCTTACGGCCTGATCAAGAGCGGCGCGGCCGATGTGGTGATGGTCATCGGGGCCGAGAAGACCTACATGCCGCAGAGGTGGGAAACATTCTATTCCGAACTGGCCTCTCAGGATCACGAGTTCGACGCCCCCCACGGCATCGGTCTGCCGCCGCCGATCTTCGCCCTGGTGGCCAAGCAGCACATGAAACAGTACGGAACCACCGAGGAACAGCTGGCTATGGTATCGGTGAAGAACCGGCGCAACGGCATGAACAACCCCATGGGTCAGTTTCGTCAGCCCATCGACTTGGACACGGCCATGAGCGCCAGGCCCATTGTGCCGCCCTTGAAGCTCTACGACTGCTGCGCCCTCACCGACGGCGGAGCGGCGGTCATTCTGGCCTGCGAGGAGAAAGCCAAGGATCTCACCGATCGGCCGCTGGTGTACATTCGCGGCACCGCCCAGGCCTCCGTTCACAACATGAGCGCCAACATGCCCAACTGGACCACCTGGGAATCCCTCAAGATCGCTGCCCAGAAGGCCTATCGGGATGCGGGAATAAGGCCTTCGGACATTGACGTGGCCGAAACCCACGACTGCTTCACCATCTCCGAGATTATTGAGTACGAAGACCTGGGCTTCTGTGAAAAGGGTGAGGGCGGCCGTTTCATCCAGGAGGGCAAGTCCGACTTCGGCGGCCAGGTGCCGGTCAACACCGACGGGGGTCTGCTGAGCTGCGGTCACCCGTTCGGAGCCACCGGTATTCGCCAGGGCATCGAGATCATGAAGCAGCTTCAGGGTCGGGCGGCACGCCAGGTGGAGGGGGCCAGGTTTGGTCTCACGCATAACCTCAGTGGCGGCATTGCCACCCATACCGTGGTGATCTACGGGAGGGATAAGGATTGA
- a CDS encoding Zn-ribbon domain-containing OB-fold protein, which yields MIGIPYLEGKYAATMDLYSQQSKEFNRNYKFYEHLREGRLTTTRCRSCGQRMYPPRVMCPYCTSDDLEWVDLPTRGKVLVFVEQYQGVPQGFEAPHILAIIDLQGELRFTTRIVNCKAGELKEGDEVRMVVFPLPPSLVETRNGIEERERVFYAFEPVR from the coding sequence TTGATCGGCATACCGTATCTGGAAGGCAAGTACGCGGCTACCATGGACCTCTATTCCCAGCAGAGCAAGGAGTTCAACCGCAACTACAAGTTCTACGAGCACCTTCGGGAAGGACGCTTGACTACTACCCGTTGTCGTTCCTGCGGCCAGCGCATGTATCCGCCACGGGTGATGTGCCCGTACTGCACCAGCGACGACCTGGAGTGGGTGGACTTACCTACCCGGGGAAAGGTGCTGGTGTTTGTGGAGCAGTACCAAGGCGTACCCCAGGGATTTGAAGCTCCGCACATTCTAGCAATTATTGACCTTCAGGGCGAGCTCAGGTTTACCACGCGGATAGTCAACTGTAAGGCCGGAGAGCTCAAAGAGGGTGACGAGGTGCGTATGGTGGTATTCCCTCTCCCTCCGTCGTTAGTGGAGACGCGGAACGGGATAGAAGAGAGGGAACGTGTGTTCTACGCCTTTGAACCGGTGAGATAG
- a CDS encoding enoyl-CoA hydratase-related protein, with product MDYETILVAIEGPVATVTLNRPPFNPLNSKVFQELEAACTRLEADPNVRAVILTGAGERAFAAGADVTELAQLTPLGVHAFNRVSWRAMKKLEDLSKPTVAALRGLVLGGGCELSLCCDFRVAADNAKFAQPELNLAIIPGGGATQRLPRLIGMARAKELIFLGETIDAATALQYGLVHRVVPADKLMEEAKALAEKLAAKPPVALATLKRVMHAGINVDLDTGLLFENEGFVVNFSSEDAQEGLKAFLEKRKPVFRGR from the coding sequence GTGGATTATGAAACCATTCTCGTGGCCATCGAGGGACCTGTAGCTACCGTCACCCTCAATCGGCCGCCTTTCAACCCCCTAAACTCCAAGGTTTTTCAGGAGTTGGAGGCGGCCTGCACCCGGCTGGAGGCCGATCCCAACGTAAGGGCGGTCATTCTGACCGGTGCGGGTGAACGCGCCTTTGCCGCCGGTGCCGACGTGACCGAGTTGGCCCAGTTGACCCCCCTGGGAGTGCATGCCTTCAATCGCGTCTCCTGGCGGGCCATGAAGAAGCTTGAGGACCTTTCCAAGCCCACGGTGGCCGCCCTGCGAGGGCTGGTGCTGGGTGGGGGTTGTGAGCTTTCCCTGTGCTGCGACTTCCGGGTGGCGGCCGACAACGCCAAGTTCGCTCAACCGGAGTTGAATCTGGCAATCATACCCGGCGGCGGGGCTACCCAGCGGCTCCCGCGTCTGATCGGCATGGCCCGGGCCAAGGAACTCATCTTCCTCGGCGAAACCATCGACGCCGCAACCGCCCTACAGTACGGGTTGGTGCACCGGGTTGTGCCCGCGGATAAGCTCATGGAAGAAGCCAAAGCCCTGGCGGAGAAGCTGGCCGCCAAACCTCCGGTGGCCCTGGCCACTCTTAAGCGGGTAATGCACGCGGGGATCAACGTGGATCTGGATACCGGGCTCCTGTTTGAGAACGAAGGATTTGTGGTGAACTTCTCCTCGGAAGACGCCCAGGAGGGTCTGAAAGCTTTCCTTGAGAAACGCAAACCGGTTTTCCGCGGGCGCTAG